From a single Rosa rugosa chromosome 7, drRosRugo1.1, whole genome shotgun sequence genomic region:
- the LOC133722145 gene encoding uncharacterized protein LOC133722145, with amino-acid sequence MNKNPTWSLHRIPEAPHTTMANSASKCLFLFFLSFLFSCSSGTLVGFSYHVSGNTTTSSPSRTISFLKRNKIAPSQIRVFVEDHRILRTLSNTGVAVDLYLNEGHVQNIINSKSSSISGLKSYIMPFLSQVKIKSIVATSGDYTRKYALSMLLSTLKSTHSVLSSLPADRRIKVSVAFPLSFLENMSTSHGRDLHRICDYIKQVKSAVIVEANIDGELSMGERFVHSMIERASLANSLLPCTDVPIVLTVKSPAVPSATEVAAFADKVSKVLENNTYIISSIVGLYAQVSSMEDFAQKETKRAEQQIFPSFRRELSRNFHLKTTLHEADDSPTIFPTTPISTTPPISTTPYIPTPTIVTVPSTNTVPIAPLNPIPSTTPITVPSTNPVDSPVPEANPTTAPPITVPGNPVITNPVTTYPAPAGVVPVTTPVMNPVAPPATSTNAPPVTNPVAPPATSTNAPAVPGQSWCVAKSGASETAVQAGLDYACGKVDCSQLQQGGSCYNPNTLQNHASYAFNSYYQKNPVATSCDFGGVATIVTTNPSTGSCTYLSSSSSSSTTPTPTTPSPPASSTPTPIPATTTPPAPTFTSFPPPGEGVSGSGTPPPSVLNSSNPAASGTMPPFGLDSPPGFNSSTSSSASLRPFVSCIFLVTALVTRKIVLNM; translated from the exons ATGAATAAAAATCCAACTTGGTCTCTTCATAGAATCCCAGAAGCTCCTCACACAACAATGGCCAATTCAGCTTCTAAATGcctcttcttattctttctgTCTTTCCTCTTTAGCTGTTCATCAG GAACTCTGGTAGGTTTCTCCTACCATGTTAGCGGAAACACTACAACTTCATCACCAAGTAGAACAATATCATTTCTGAAGCGAAACAAGATTGCCCCATCTCAGATTCGAGTCTTTGTTGAAGATCATAGGATTTTAAGAACTCTGTCCAACACTGGTGTAGCTGTTGATCTCTACTTGAATGAGGGCCATGTTCAAAATATCATAAATTCCAAATCTTCTTCAATCTCAGGGCTGAAATCCTATATAATGCCCTTTCTCTCACAAGTAAAGATCAAAAGCATCGTAGCAACTAGTGGTGACTATACAAGAAAATATGCTCTCTCCATGCTTTTATCCACCCTGAAATCTACACACTCAGTCCTCTCTAGTTTACCTGCTGACCGCAGAATTAAGGTCTCGGTGGCATTTCCTTTGTCATTTTTAGAGAATATGAGCACCTCACATGGAAGAGACCTGCATAGGATTTGTGACTACATCAAACAAGTGAAATCTGCTGTCATTGTAGAAGCCAATATTGATGGAGAATTGAGTATGGGTGAAAGGTTTGTCCATTCGATGATCGAAAGAGCCAGCCTTGCAAATTCTCTTCTTCCTTGCACTGATGTCCCCATAGTTTTGACAGTCAAGAGTCCAGCAGTTCCCAGTGCAACTGAAGTAGCTGCATTCGCCGATAAGGTGTCCAAAGTTTTAGAAAACAACACGTACATTATAAGTAGCATAGTTGGTCTATATGCACAAGTATCTTCAATGGAAGATTTTGCACAGAAAGAGACGAAAAGAGCAGAACAACAGATCTTTCCCTCTTTTCGCCGAGAACTCTCAAGAAACTTCCACCTCAAGACAACTTTACATGAAGCAGATGACTCACCAACAATCTTCCCTACAACTCCCATATCTACAACACCACCAATATCCACCACTCCATATATTCCCACCCCAACTATTGTCACTGTCCCCTCTACAAACACAGTACCAATAGCTCCATTGAATCCTATACCCTCCACCACACCTATTACTGTGCCCTCCACAAACCCTGTGGATTCACCAGTACCAGAAGCCAATCCTACCACAGCACCCCCCATCACAGTCCCAGGGAATCCAGTAATAACCAACCCTGTCACAACTTACCCGGCACCAGCTGGAGTCGTTCCTGTCACAACACCTGTCATGAATCCTGTGGCACCTCCTGCAACAAGTACTAATGCTCCTCCTGTCACGAATCCGGTGGCACCCCCTGCAACAAGTACTAATGCTCCTGCAGTTCCAGGACAGAGTTGGTGTGTGGCCAAGAGTGGAGCATCGGAAACAGCAGTTCAGGCTGGTTTGGACTATGCTTGTGGGAAGGTAGACTGTTCACAGCTCCAGCAAGGTGGAAGTTGTTACAATCCAAATACTCTCCAAAACCATGCCTCATATGCATTCAACAGCTATTATCAGAAGAATCCAGTTGCAACTAGCTGTGACTTTGGAGGGGTTGCCACAATAGTTACTACTAATCCAA GCACTGGTTCATGTACTTACCTATCATCATCGTCGTCATCATCAACAACCCCAACACCAacaactccatctcctccagCATCATCAACTCCAACTCCAATACCAGCAACAACAACTCCTCCAGCACCAACATTTACATCATTTCCACCACCAGGGGAAGGTGTATCAGG CTCTGGTACTCCACCCCCTTCAGTTTTAAATTCAAGCAACCCAGCAGCTTCAGGAACCATGCCACCATTTGGGCTCGACAGCCCTCCTGGTTTTAACAGCTCAACATCCTCTTCAGCTAGCTTGCGGCCCTTTGTTAGTTGCATCTTTTTGGTAACAGCCTTGGTTACTAGAAAAATCGTTCTTAACATGTAG
- the LOC133721807 gene encoding nuclear envelope-associated protein 2-like isoform X1 codes for MMSVSEKSRPSSSASSSSSVSVNEFDPLLKDLNEKKQSFRRNVVSLASELKQVRSRLASQEQSYVKETLTRQEVETKAKNMEEEIGRLQKRLEQRNVQLDASTSKTEKCLTELDGLRSQLAATQATADTSAASAQSAQLQCLALVKEIDQKNCSLKEQDERIIRLGEQLDKLQKDLQARESSQKQLKDDVLRIEQDIMQAVAQVGVNKDCELRKILDEVSPKNIERLNNLLVIKDEEIGKLKDEIRIMSAHWTLKTKELESQLERQRRADQELKKRVLKLEFCLQEARAQTRKLQRMGERRDKALKELRDQLQQRGASGASSAERPNFWETSGFKIVVSMSMFVLVVFSKR; via the exons ATGATGTCAGTCTCGGAGAAATCTCGGCCGAGCTCgtctgcttcttcttcatcttcagtttcaGTCAATGAGTTTGATCCATTGCTGAAAGATTTGAATGAGAAAAAGCAAAGTTTTCGCCGGAACGTGGTGTCGTTGGCGTCGGAGCTGAAGCAGGTTCGGAGCCGCTTAGCTTCTCAAGAGCAATCATATGTTAAAGAAACTCTCACAAGACAG GAAGTagagacaaaagctaaaaacatggAAGAGGAGATTGGTAGATTGCAGAAGAGATTGGAACAAAGAAATGTGCAGCTTGACGCTTCCACATCTAAAACTGAAAAG TGCCTCACAGAGTTGGATGGTCTGAGATCACAACTTGCAGCCACTCAAGCAACTGCAGATACTAGTGCTGCATCAGCTCAATCGGCACAGCTCCAATGTCTAGCACTTGTAAAGGAAATAGATCAAAAGAATTGTTCCTTGAAAGAGCAAGATGAACGTATAATTAGGCTAGGAGAGCAATTAGACAAACTACAGAAGGATCTTCAGGCAAGAGAGTCTTCGCAAAAGCAACTGAAAGATGATGTTCTGAGAATTGAGCAGGACATTATGCAAGCTGTTGCACAAGTGGGGGTGAACAAGGATTGTGAGCTGAGGAAAATATTAGATGAAGTTTCTCCAAAGAATATTGAGAGGCTTAATAATCTTTTAGTTATAAAGGATGAAGAAATAGGAAAACTGAAAGATGAAATCAGGATAATGTCCGCTCACTGGACGCTCAAAACTAAGGAGTTAGAATCACAG TTGGAGAGACAACGGCGAGCTGATCAGGAACTGAAAAAGAGGGTATTGAAATTGGAGTTCTGCCTTCAGGAAGCTCGAGCTCAAACAAGAAAGCTTCAAAGG ATGGGGGAGCGAAGAGACAAAGCTCTGAAAGAGCTCAGAGACCAGTTACAACAACGGGGTGCGAGTGGAGCTTCATCTGCTGAAAGACCAAACTTTTGGGAAACCTCTGGTTTCAAAATCGTGGTTTCCATGTCGATGTTTGTCTTGGTTGTCTTCTCAAAGCGATGA
- the LOC133721807 gene encoding nuclear envelope-associated protein 2-like isoform X2 → MMSVSEKSRPSSSASSSSSVSVNEFDPLLKDLNEKKQSFRRNVVSLASELKQVRSRLASQEQSYVKETLTRQALETKAKNMEEEIGRLQKRLEQRNVQLDASTSKTEKCLTELDGLRSQLAATQATADTSAASAQSAQLQCLALVKEIDQKNCSLKEQDERIIRLGEQLDKLQKDLQARESSQKQLKDDVLRIEQDIMQAVAQVGVNKDCELRKILDEVSPKNIERLNNLLVIKDEEIGKLKDEIRIMSAHWTLKTKELESQLERQRRADQELKKRVLKLEFCLQEARAQTRKLQRMGERRDKALKELRDQLQQRGASGASSAERPNFWETSGFKIVVSMSMFVLVVFSKR, encoded by the exons ATGATGTCAGTCTCGGAGAAATCTCGGCCGAGCTCgtctgcttcttcttcatcttcagtttcaGTCAATGAGTTTGATCCATTGCTGAAAGATTTGAATGAGAAAAAGCAAAGTTTTCGCCGGAACGTGGTGTCGTTGGCGTCGGAGCTGAAGCAGGTTCGGAGCCGCTTAGCTTCTCAAGAGCAATCATATGTTAAAGAAACTCTCACAAGACAGGCAT TagagacaaaagctaaaaacatggAAGAGGAGATTGGTAGATTGCAGAAGAGATTGGAACAAAGAAATGTGCAGCTTGACGCTTCCACATCTAAAACTGAAAAG TGCCTCACAGAGTTGGATGGTCTGAGATCACAACTTGCAGCCACTCAAGCAACTGCAGATACTAGTGCTGCATCAGCTCAATCGGCACAGCTCCAATGTCTAGCACTTGTAAAGGAAATAGATCAAAAGAATTGTTCCTTGAAAGAGCAAGATGAACGTATAATTAGGCTAGGAGAGCAATTAGACAAACTACAGAAGGATCTTCAGGCAAGAGAGTCTTCGCAAAAGCAACTGAAAGATGATGTTCTGAGAATTGAGCAGGACATTATGCAAGCTGTTGCACAAGTGGGGGTGAACAAGGATTGTGAGCTGAGGAAAATATTAGATGAAGTTTCTCCAAAGAATATTGAGAGGCTTAATAATCTTTTAGTTATAAAGGATGAAGAAATAGGAAAACTGAAAGATGAAATCAGGATAATGTCCGCTCACTGGACGCTCAAAACTAAGGAGTTAGAATCACAG TTGGAGAGACAACGGCGAGCTGATCAGGAACTGAAAAAGAGGGTATTGAAATTGGAGTTCTGCCTTCAGGAAGCTCGAGCTCAAACAAGAAAGCTTCAAAGG ATGGGGGAGCGAAGAGACAAAGCTCTGAAAGAGCTCAGAGACCAGTTACAACAACGGGGTGCGAGTGGAGCTTCATCTGCTGAAAGACCAAACTTTTGGGAAACCTCTGGTTTCAAAATCGTGGTTTCCATGTCGATGTTTGTCTTGGTTGTCTTCTCAAAGCGATGA
- the LOC133721622 gene encoding pentatricopeptide repeat-containing protein At1g12775, mitochondrial-like — MAVKLRPLAFSKRIPMWVCSSAYLSSISCAKTIETHPENNPDPPNLSEFEQNIQSLRNKLVPDNLVRVLDNTDDLSSAVKLFKWASLQKRFSHTAETYYKMILKLGLAGNVKEMEGFCHHMVKDRCPGIGEALLELIDVFVRHGRLSEAIRVLVNMKAGGYRVSIETFNVVLGALVKEKRDFRDIVLVYKEMVKAGMLPTVETLNYMLEGLLETDRIESALDQYRRMKKKGCSPNSRTFEIIIQALFAKDREDEAVVVLSEMFELDCQLDLSFYTCIIPLLCGENKPAEGIRLFKMMRASNFMPNSLIYGVLLQCLCKNLYLDDSIKVLEDMIETGLTPPTNLFVDVMNVFCTFGKIDDALKFLEDKHILETSAYNVLLEGCCNTGKLLTAKDLLVEMSKRNLADCSSWNILIRWLCENARIREVFELVGRMVVSSSIPDCATYSALVVGNCKMSNHRKALDIFHHIRTKYWVLDPRSYSELVKGLCLVEMTREAADVFYYMSSNGCSLQSSSFNMLIKGICETGEVVEAIKLQKLAYCSGTFYTSSTYSTVLLGLSRLDKTKELLVILSKMLVEGRNLDLDAYCILIQCMSVQNRVKECVLLFSMMVSKGLVPDSERLVSLLSCIAKHSQLHRILGSIQKLIPNSEVLNSTTYNILIHGLWIEGYKRDASRFLDIMLEKGWVPDAKTHALLIGSAVSDEVDKRSMDYDTFSVQDTVSNILAEGLDAS, encoded by the coding sequence ATGGCTGTAAAGCTCCGGCCTTTAGCTTTTTCCAAGAGAATCCCCATGTGGGTTTGTTCAAGTGCTTACCTTTCTTCAATTTCATGCGCTAAAACCATTGAAACTCACCCAGAAAACAATCCTGACCCACCAAATTTATCTGAATTCGAGCAAAATATTCAGTCTTTGAGGAACAAGCTTGTTCCTGATAACTTGGTCCGGGTTTTGGATAACACTGATGATTTGAGCTCGGCAGTGAAGCTATTCAAATGGGCTTCACTCCAAAAACGGTTTAGCCACACCGCAGAAACATATTATAAGATGATTCTGAAGCTGGGTTTGGCTGGAAATGTTAAGGAAATGGAAGGGTTTTGTCATCATATGGTCAAAGATAGATGCCCAGGTATTGGAGAAGCTCTTTTGGAAttgattgatgtgtttgttAGGCATGGTAGGCTGAGTGAGGCAATAAGGGTACTTGTGAATATGAAAGCAGGTGGATATAGGGTCTCAATTGAGACATTTAATGTTGTATTGGGTGCTCTTGTGAAAGAGAAGAGGGATTTTCGAGACATAGTGCTTGTTTATAAGGAGATGGTGAAGGCAGGGATGTTACCGACTGTTGAGACTTTGAATTATATGTTGGAGGGTTTGTTGGAGACTGATCGGATTGAGTCGGCTTTGGATCAGTATAGgagaatgaaaaagaaagggTGTAGTCCTAATAGTAGAACATTTGAGATAATCATACAGGCTCTTTTTGCAAAAGATCGAGAGGATGAAGCTGTTGTTGTTTTAAGTGAAATGTTCGAACTTGATTGTCAGCTTGATTTGAGTTTTTATACCTGCATAATACCTTTGTTATGTGGGGAAAATAAACCAGCAGAGGGAATCAGGTTGTTCAAAATGATGAGAGCTTCTAATTTTATGCCGAATTCTCTGATTTATGGGGTTTTATTACAGTGTTTATGCAAGAACCTATATTTAGATGATTCGATAAAGGTTCTAGAAGACATGATAGAAACTGGGTTGACACCACCTACTAATTTGTTTGTGGATGTAATGAATGTCTTCTGTACATTTGGAAAGATagatgatgctttgaagttcttGGAAGATAAGCATATCCTTGAAACTTCTGCCTATAATGTGTTGCTTGAAGGTTGCTGCAATACCGGTAAACTTCTCACAGCAAAAGATCTACTTGTGGAAATGTCCAAAAGAAACCTAGCTGATTGTAGTTCTTGGAATATTCTCATCAGATGGCTCTGTGAGAATGCAAGGATTAGGGAAGTGTTTGAACTTGTAGGTAGAATGGTGGTGTCATCTTCTATTCCTGATTGTGCTACATACTCAGCTCTTGTTGTTGGCAACTGCAAAATGAGCAATCACAGAAAAGCTCTTGATATATTTCATCACATTCGCACCAAATACTGGGTTTTGGACCCTAGATCTTACTCTGAGCTTGTCAAAGGCCTTTGCCTTGTGGAAATGACTCGTGAGGCGGCTGATGTGTTCTATTACATGTCTAGTAATGGATGCTCTCTCCAGTCTTCCTCCTTCAATATGTTGATCAAGGGTATTTGTGAGACAGGAGAGGTTGTTGAAGCAATAAAGCTACAGAAACTGGCTTATTGTTCTGGTACTTTTTATACAAGTTCAACTTACTCCACTGTTTTGCTTGGATTGTCAAGATTAGACAAGACAAAAGAACTGCTAGTTATCCTATCAAAAATGCTGGTGGAGGGTCGCAATCTTGATTTGGACGCCTACTGCATCCTCATACAATGCATGAGTGTGCAGAATCGAGTAAAAGAATGCGTATTGCTTTTCAGCATGATGGTCAGTAAGGGTCTTGTACCTGATTCAGAGAGACTAGTTAGTCTACTGTCTTGTATAGCCAAACATTCTCAGTTGCACAGAATTTTAGGATCAATACAGAAACTTATTCCCAATAGTGAAGTTCTAAATTCAACAACCTACAACATCCTAATTCATGGCCTCTGGATAGAGGGTTATAAACGTGATGCCAGCAGATTTTTGGATATAATGTTGGAAAAGGGTTGGGTGCCAGATGCCAAGACTCATGCGTTGTTGATTGGGTCTGCTGTTAGTGATGAAGTAGATAAGAGATCAATGGACTATGATACTTTTAGTGTCCAAGATACTGTTAGCAACATCCTGGCAGAGGGCTTAGATGCATCATGA
- the LOC133721752 gene encoding probable carboxylesterase 18, whose product MYRIVRYHTRKPKSLLLPLAWQVATKTTTSGSEPSPLASLSWKTRLALTLLPKVDKAARRPDGTVNRRLLNLVDPKASPKSRNGVTSSDVIVDPTRNLWFRLFIPVVDIDSTALPVVIYFHGGGFTTNSPSSIAYDAFCRRFAATIPAVVVSVNYRLSPEHRYPSQCDDGFDVVSFLGQNDAVLPKNADRSRIFLAGDSAGGNLAHHVAVRACRCRTVKLAGLVSIQPFFGGEERTESEIRLAKDPLVTVTLTDWLWKAFLPVGSTRDHEVANVSGPNAVDISGMEYPATVVFVGGADPLQDWQRRYYNWLRKSGIEAKLIEYPNMFHGFYAFPELPESDQLISRVTDFVASTSTSTC is encoded by the coding sequence atgtataggATAGTGCGGTACCATACGAGAAAGCCGAAGAGCTTGTTGTTGCCTTTGGCATGGCAAGTGGCGACGAAAACGACGACGTCCGGTTCAGAACCATCCCCGTTAGCTTCACTGTCGTGGAAGACTCGGCTGGCGTTGACGCTACTGCCAAAGGTCGACAAGGCCGCTCGTCGCCCTGACGGCACCGTCAACCGCCGTCTCCTAAACCTCGTCGACCCCAAGGCCTCACCAAAGTCCAGAAACGGCGTCACCTCCTCCGACGTCATCGTCGACCCCACTCGCAATCTCTGGTTCCGGCTCTTCATCCCGGTCGTCGATATCGACTCCACCGCTCTTCCCGTCGTGATTTACTTTCACGGCGGTGGCTTCACGACCAACAGCCCCTCCTCGATTGCCTACGACGCCTTCTGCCGTAGGTTCGCCGCCACAATCCCCGCCGTCGTAGTTTCCGTCAACTACCGTCTCTCTCCGGAGCACCGCTACCCTTCCCAATGCGACGACGGGTTCGACGTCGTGTCCTTCCTCGGCCAAAACGACGCCGTCCTCCCCAAAAACGCAGACAGATCCCGGATCTTCCTGGCCGGGGACAGCGCCGGCGGCAACCTGGCCCACCACGTGGCCGTACGCGCCTGTCGGTGTCGGACAGTCAAGTTGGCCGGGTTGGTATCTATCCAACCGTTCTTCGGCGGCGAGGAGCGGACCGAGTCCGAGATCCGGCTCGCGAAGGATCCATTGGTCACGGTGACCCTAACCGACTGGTTGTGGAAGGCGTTTCTGCCGGTCGGGTCGACCCGGGACCATGAGGTGGCGAACGTGAGCGGGCCGAACGCGGTGGACATTTCGGGTATGGAGTATCCGGCGACGGTGGTGTTCGTGGGAGGGGCGGATCCGCTGCAGGACTGGCAGAGGAGGTACTATAATTGGTTGAGGAAATCAGGGATTGAGGCCAAGCTGATCGAGTATCCCAATATGTTTCATGGCTTCTATGCTTTTCCAGAGTTGCCCGAGTCGGACCAACTCATTTCCCGAGTCACAGATTTCGTTGCTTCCACTTCCACTTCCACCTGTTAA
- the LOC133721753 gene encoding uncharacterized protein LOC133721753: MKNPNSDDTAPNPNPNNHHNAANGRLSKVVVAPGSASAGGGGAAGGGVVVVEECSNCGTKKGWVLHNVRYRATLRRLCTSCVLRLHPASFCPICFLFQDHNHNNSQNAPPPNLVSCSKCPSLSHSDCLPPYAAFSPSPFLCPPCASANPKFSFFELDDRNRVLDKRLAAVLLCAASIAASSMSKAVANSRAEAERRVREAALARKRAREALDRFVLISSVQPRPEVSGSSNGGKEPSKNKIALTNKAHHSNGGLHHKQEEKAEEQKVKLELKQ, from the coding sequence ATGAAGAACCCTAATTCCGACGACACGGCTCCCAATCCAAACCCCAACAACCACCACAACGCTGCCAATGGACGGCTGAGCAAGGTAGTAGTGGCACCGGGATCAGCCtcggccggaggaggaggagcagccGGCGGCGGAGTAGTAGTAGTAGAGGAGTGCAGCAACTGCGGGACCAAGAAGGGGTGGGTCCTACACAATGTCCGTTACCGAGCCACCCTCCGCCGCCTCTGCACCTCCTGCGTCCTCCGCCTCCACCCGGCCAGCTTCTGCCCCATCTGCTTCCTCTTCCAGGACCACAACCACAACAATTCCCAAAATGCCCCTCCTCCCAACCTCGTCTCCTGCTCCAAGTGCCCCTCCCTCTCCCACTCCGACTGCCTCCCTCCCTACGCCGCCTTCTCCCCCTCCCCATTCCTCTGCCCGCCCTGCGCCTCCGCCAACCCCAAATTCTCCTTCTTCGAGCTCGACGACCGCAACAGGGTCCTCGACAAGCGCCTCGCCGCCGTGCTGCTCTGCGCCGCCAGCATCGCCGCCTCGTCCATGTCCAAAGCCGTTGCCAACTCACGCGCCGAGGCCGAGCGGCGCGTGAGGGAGGCCGCCTTGGCTCGGAAGCGCGCTCGCGAGGCCTTGGACCGCTTCGTGCTGATCTCCTCCGTCCAACCCAGACCCGAGGTCTCTGGCTCCTCCAATGGCGGCAAAGAACCCTCCAAGAACAAGATTGCATTGACGAACAAAGCTCATCACTCTAATGGGGGCTTGCATCataaacaagaagaaaaggCTGAAGAGCAGAAGGTGAAATTGGAGCTGAAACAGTGA